A genomic region of Dreissena polymorpha isolate Duluth1 chromosome 4, UMN_Dpol_1.0, whole genome shotgun sequence contains the following coding sequences:
- the LOC127876748 gene encoding kelch-like ECH-associated protein 1B → MSGRPEKMQVEDCEFTDFEKKIAERAEFSSCYRPRPVTTEKADGCMYFNVKKHPKEALEIMNSLRRSEKLCDVTLVAGDEKFLCHKIVLASASSYFRSMFTGGMREEEMSIIPLHGIHPCMLSVLIEFAYTAEIRVNEQNVCFLLPAATMFQMNHVVEACSVFLEQQLDASNCIGITDFACEHGCLDLEAKAREYIYKHFSEVIKCDEFLQLSACQLVNLIKHDELNIKCESEIFNAVIRWVQQDTERRLCKLEGMLSAVRCHFLSPNFLENQLTHCSVLKKMPQCQEYLSRIFQGLKLHQTCPDKPRKPCSPLVIFSAGGYLRHSLSVFECYNPQTNQWSKLPDLPTPRSGLCGCTVKGSFYTVGGRNNSPTEGNLDSNTVDMYDQYRHCWIPRCPMLVPRNRVGVCAMDNMIYAVGGSQGTVHHNSAERYDPDLDRWQSIANMHNRRIGHGVACVNRLLFAVGGFDGQQRLRNVERYDPEKDEWTNVAPMNETRSGAGITSLDGYVYAVGGYNSTSQLSSVERYCLTRDVWEFVAPMKSPRSALSVVAWGGKLYALGGYDGNEFLSMVECYDPDKDEWSEVGMMSCGRSGHGVAVGPEPLGS, encoded by the exons ATGAGTGGACGGCCGGAAAAAATGCAGGTGGAGGACTGTGAATTTACAGATTTTGAGAAGAAAATCGCAGAAAGGGCTGAGTTTTCCTCATGTTACCGGCCACGTCCTGTTACCACAGAAAAAGCAGATGGATGTATGTACTTTAATGTCAAGAAGCATCCAAAAGAAGCTTTGGAAATTATGAATTCATTAAGACGATCTGAAAAACTATGTGATGTGACTTTGGTTGCTGGAGACGAAAAGTTTCTGTGTCATAAAATTGTTCTAGCATCGGCCAGTTCATATTTTCGTTCAATGTTTACTGGTGGAATGCGCGAGGAAGAAATGAGTATTATTCCCTTACATGGGATACATCCATGTATGCTTTCTGTGTTAATAGAGTTCGCATACACAGCTGAAATTCGTGTGAATGAACAAAATGTGTGTTTCTTGTTACCTGCAGCGACAATGTTTCAAATGAACCATGTAGTGGAAGCATGTAGTGTATTTTTAGAACAGCAGTTAGATGCAAGTAATTGTATAGGAATAACAGATTTTGCTTGTGAACACGGGTGTTTGGACTTGGAAGCGAAAGCTAGAGAATATATTTACAAGCATTTTTCTGAGGTGATAAAATGTGATGAATTCCTTCAACTCTCCGCCTGCCAGTTAGTGAATCTAATCAAACACGACGAACTCAATATCAAATGTGAGTCAGAGATCTTCAATGCTGTGATACGATGGGTGCAACAAGACACCGAGAGACGACTCTGTAAACTCGAGGGAATGCTCTCAGCTGTGCGCTGCCATTTCTTGTCACCAAATTTTCTAGAAAACCAGTTGACTCACTGTTCTGTGCTTAAGAAAATGCCTCAATGCCAAGAATACTTGTCACGAATCTTTCAGGGTCTCAAACTCCATCAAACCTGTCCCGATAAACCCCGAAAGCCATGTTCTCCTCTTGTGATATTCTCAGCTGGTGGATATTTAAGACACTCGTTAAGTGTTTTTGAGTGCTACAATCCCCAAACAAATCAGTGGTCAAAACTTCCCGATCTCCCAACGCCCCGTAGCGGCCTTTGCGGGTGTACCGTTAAGGGCTCGTTCTACACAGTTGGGGGTAGAAATAATTCTCCCACAGAGGGTAACCTGGACTCGAACACTGTGGACATGTACGACCAGTATCGGCATTGCTGGATACCGCGCTGTCCTATGTTAGTGCCGCGTAATCGGGTTGGGGTGTGTGCAATGGATAACATGATCTACGCTGTAGGTGGCTCACAAGGGACTGTGCATCATAACTCGGCAGAAAG GTATGATCCAGATTTAGACAGATGGCAGAGCATAGCCAACATGCATAACAGGCGTATAGGTCATGGGGTGGCTTGCGTGAATAGGCTGTTGTTTGCCGTCGGGGGATTTGATGGGCAGCAGCGATTGCGCAATGTTGAACGTTATGATCCGGAGAAAGATGAATGGACAAACGTGGCCCCTATGAACGAAACACGGAGTGGAGCTG GCATTACCTCCCTGGATGGTTACGTTTACGCGGTGGGGGGCTACAACAGCACTAGTCAGCTGAGTTCGGTCGAGAGATACTGCCTCACGAGGGACGTGTGGGAGTTTGTGGCACCCATGAAGAGTCCACGCAGCGCACTTAGTGTCGTGGCGTGGGGCGGGAAACTATATGCATTAG GGGGTTATGATGGAAACGAGTTTCTATCAATGGTGGAATGTTACGACCCTGACAAGGACGAGTGGTCAGAAGTGGGTATGATGTCCTGTGGCCGCAGTGGACATGGGGTTGCTGTGGGACCTGAGCCTTTGGGgagctga